Within Planococcus citri chromosome 2, ihPlaCitr1.1, whole genome shotgun sequence, the genomic segment TTTGCTTTCGTAATCATTTCGTTTTCTATCTGcatatttattttcataaacGTCACGTTTTCTATCTACATTCCTGTTTTCATAAACGTCACATTTTCTGTCTACATTTCTGTTTTCATAAACGTCACGTTTTCTATCTGGATTCAACTGACGCGGATGACTTTGTTTTCTTCTTCTCGTATCTGATTGTTTATTGTTATCTTTACGTTTTCTGCGATCAACTGATGTATCGGAATTTGAGTCGTTACTGGACGAATTTCTCCTAACATCTCTTTTAGAATTAGGTTTCGTTACTTTGGAACTGCTTCGTTTTTTACCATCATCGGAATCATCAGAATGAGAATTACTGGAGACGGAACTgtttcgtttctttttcttttttgagcgAGAAGATTTAGCATCACTATCACTGCTACTGTCGcgctttttctttttgtttttctttttatcctTCACCATTTTGTAGAATTTCTCTACGTCGATATcacacttcaatttttgcaaactttcgaCAATCAATTGTTCTAACGTTTTCGGTTGTTCTGTCTGattttcattaataatattAATAGGAACctgtaacaaaaatttaaaaaaaaattcatgagaaGAAATATAAAGCGATTAATTAAGCGAACATGCTGTTACTCACACCATCGGGAAATTTTAATTGGGTCTTTTGAAAtagtaatttctttttttctatttccttTTGTTTTAACGCGGTTAACGGATCCTCCAATGTTTTTCGGCTACTATCTGTTTGACTGTAAGATGCGGAGCTATCACTTCGTATCGAACGCATATCTAAAAGAAGAACGCACATGATCAAGTTCAACAATCATAATGTTTCTTCGAAAGTGTACAGATACTGAATACTTACAATTTTCGGGAGAAGGCtgtttcaagtaatttttatcaatggcTCGTCCAAGTAAATATTCATCTGGGTCAACTTTGTCAGGGTTTTTATTGTACATCCAATCCATTTTGAGAGCAATAACTTCGCCAAAATTAGGGATAGAACTGATTCGGAACAAGGTACTCACTAGTCACTACTAGGCACTAATATAGCTTACCACTTTATTCACAGTTTTGAACAGACGGTTACTAATCTATTAACCTAACGTAAGCAACTAATGATTCACACGTATCCTAATGGACCACTCTccattttattctcaatttctaacaaaaaaaaggCATAACAAACattctgaatttctgaatttttttgaaattttcaagaaattttgttggaagAGATAGATTGTGATGTGATATCACGTTGTTGACAGATTCATAGATATGAACTTCAGCTGGATCGAAAATTTACGTACACGTAGATTTTTGGGAAGCAAAGgctctgattggttgattgttgGGAGGTGAGGACTCTGAttggtcgaattttttttgggaggtgaaaaaatgtttttcgagttGATGCGGTTGATGATCCTGTTTATATTCATATccaagattttcattttgcttatcaatttttttgctagtCGTCTTATCACTTTATGAccttaatttggaattttttactcattcacTTGAATTATCTGAACAGTAGTCAGTAGCTAATAAGtatctttttaattttatattttgtgcccctggtaggtactcgaaaatAATCCGAAGAAAAACGCACGTCTTTGAAAGAATACTTGAAGtttatgctcatttttttcatattcgaaACTATCATTACAAATGAATCGAAAAACTGGTTTGTTGATCGGTACAATCGGTACAAATCCGAAaaatgt encodes:
- the LOC135835968 gene encoding pre-mRNA-splicing factor CWC22 homolog; amino-acid sequence: MDWMYNKNPDKVDPDEYLLGRAIDKNYLKQPSPENYMRSIRSDSSASYSQTDSSRKTLEDPLTALKQKEIEKKKLLFQKTQLKFPDGVPINIINENQTEQPKTLEQLIVESLQKLKCDIDVEKFYKMVKDKKKNKKKKRDSSSDSDAKSSRSKKKKKRNSSVSSNSHSDDSDDGKKRSSSKVTKPNSKRDVRRNSSSNDSNSDTSVDRRKRKDNNKQSDTRRRKQSHPRQLNPDRKRDVYENRNVDRKCDVYENRNVDRKRDVYENKYADRKRNDYESKDTDRKRDTYENRESSKKEKRRSRSRSNIDLDKRDTHENRDSSKKKKHRSRSRSNIDSGKRDTHKNMDSSKKKKHRSRSPSSTDSNNSDDSKKRYTSDTKSKYSNSAKGNSNRTRSPSNKSSDTKQRQIVDERPKQFQPRKRKANSDDSDLDYKKRESKSVQSYKKNKSNDTPNRHSGSDSSNDEGKRKKDYDKKPSRSKRKSKTPESKYKRSIPLSYQRSRNRSRS